The following coding sequences lie in one Tichowtungia aerotolerans genomic window:
- a CDS encoding MFS transporter, protein MKGRKVSLIRMFGYALGEGATSITMNGISNFAMLFYTQVLGLSAAYAGIALSITTLWDAVTDPVMGHITDNTRSRFGRRLPYVFWGGLALATSFFLLWILPGKFTEASAIFWCILLINLVVRTAVTVFVVPYTALGFEMCPDYVDRSRLQGVRFFLNQMVNLVFGAGAWSMFFRDRIAEDGSRIDGTQIQGNYLVMGGVLAVVSFIAIISCVLATRRYAANSRSMSMEGNTLKAFFRDMAGIFTDRLAWYVFGFFGVAQLAMLLVSQIQMFTYVHYMQFADNEKTCVHGTGMVAFALGSICLSRLVARFDKKAAGYIGMIISLSGGLALFAVFSTGLLAPQTLWGDVPIATVLFALFQGMWWGGCGILVPLALSMIADISAINRHRTGAAKDGSYSAVFSFFLKAATSFGLLITGWLVTWAGIVSGAEHQTVEAARNVSVMTFLSGPALVVLSFFILRKYPVDRAYMEKLHSEE, encoded by the coding sequence ATGAAAGGCAGAAAAGTATCACTGATACGAATGTTTGGATATGCATTGGGAGAGGGGGCCACCTCGATCACCATGAACGGTATCTCCAACTTTGCGATGCTTTTTTATACCCAGGTGCTGGGACTGAGCGCGGCCTACGCCGGAATCGCATTGAGCATCACGACGCTGTGGGATGCGGTGACTGATCCGGTGATGGGGCACATCACGGACAATACGCGCAGTCGGTTCGGGCGGCGCCTGCCGTATGTCTTCTGGGGCGGCCTCGCGCTGGCGACCTCTTTCTTCCTGCTGTGGATACTGCCGGGGAAATTCACCGAAGCATCCGCGATTTTCTGGTGCATTCTGCTGATCAACCTCGTTGTTCGAACTGCTGTGACCGTGTTTGTGGTTCCTTATACCGCACTGGGGTTTGAAATGTGCCCGGACTATGTAGACCGTTCCCGGCTTCAGGGGGTGCGTTTCTTTCTCAATCAGATGGTCAATCTGGTTTTCGGCGCCGGGGCATGGTCCATGTTCTTCAGGGATCGGATTGCTGAAGACGGCAGTCGGATTGATGGAACGCAGATTCAGGGCAACTATCTGGTCATGGGGGGCGTGCTGGCGGTTGTTTCGTTCATCGCTATCATCAGCTGTGTCCTGGCGACCCGGCGCTATGCGGCCAACAGCCGGTCCATGTCGATGGAAGGCAACACCCTGAAGGCTTTTTTCAGGGACATGGCCGGGATTTTTACGGATCGGCTGGCCTGGTATGTGTTCGGATTTTTCGGAGTCGCCCAGCTGGCCATGCTGCTGGTCTCCCAGATCCAGATGTTCACCTATGTGCACTATATGCAGTTTGCGGATAATGAAAAAACCTGTGTGCACGGCACGGGGATGGTCGCCTTTGCACTGGGTTCCATTTGCCTGTCCAGGCTGGTGGCCCGCTTTGACAAAAAGGCGGCCGGGTATATCGGCATGATCATCAGTCTGTCGGGCGGACTGGCGCTTTTTGCAGTATTCTCAACCGGCCTGCTTGCTCCGCAGACCCTGTGGGGCGACGTTCCGATCGCAACGGTTCTTTTTGCTCTTTTCCAGGGAATGTGGTGGGGCGGCTGCGGGATTCTGGTGCCGCTGGCGCTTTCCATGATCGCGGATATTTCCGCGATTAACCGGCATCGCACCGGCGCGGCGAAAGACGGCAGTTATTCCGCGGTATTCAGTTTCTTCCTGAAGGCGGCAACGTCGTTCGGCCTGCTGATTACCGGTTGGCTGGTCACCTGGGCCGGGATCGTCTCCGGCGCGGAGCATCAGACGGTCGAGGCCGCCCGCAATGTTTCTGTGATGACCTTCCTGAGCGGTCCGGCGCTGGTCGTTCTCTCGTTCTTTATCCTGAGGAAATATCCGGTGGATCGGGCGTACATGGAAAAACTGCATTCGGAAGAATAG
- a CDS encoding SGNH/GDSL hydrolase family protein — protein MLIMLAGLAAYGLPDYERFLQKARAGEPITVAYLGGSITVGGSTSPAQGVDRVGRKYRYDMDINRDSWRALTFEWLRETYEQKPGQFVQVSAGLGATGSMMGSYRLARDILSYKPDLLFIEYAINDGGVGKITKENPFDRRSILRTYQSIISRVKKQNPDCAIFIPISTYRDALTREHELFRASAEMTERAAHWFKVPFADITRVCYKDPLPEGLERDRLFDGPESAGNRVHPSMQGHRAYAEGVIAVLKKAFANEPFNFKKQPFENVEPSPRFPRFIPARELMPHATGDWNLEEYTERWEREPCLVGYPSLVTTDPDAALELVLKGTSIGAWLQSGAVEVFLDGKALGIYRKSGKGKSKFKGRFRLFSNALDPDMEHRLKLIPVDSEKIVLHGLFVDELQDTGADEVEQRTIDMSLLEVKVEQEIDDGFTIPREKDASSVLVWDFDTLEGWETQSTCKKSLADGILHIEMIGSKTADRARIIHKDILTLGGPYTVNIRLRSVGGTATGERGVAFWTTPSSPKVANGNRKDFAVVNDGKWHDYELVIPVAEPLTSLVLYTRFLPGISEIDRVELKGRSKSE, from the coding sequence ATGTTGATCATGCTTGCCGGGTTGGCGGCCTATGGGCTGCCGGACTATGAGCGGTTTCTTCAAAAAGCCCGGGCTGGTGAGCCGATCACGGTCGCGTATCTCGGCGGTTCGATCACGGTTGGCGGTTCCACCTCGCCTGCGCAAGGGGTGGATCGAGTCGGCAGGAAGTATCGTTATGACATGGACATCAACCGCGATTCCTGGCGGGCGCTGACCTTCGAATGGCTTCGCGAAACCTACGAACAAAAGCCGGGCCAGTTCGTGCAGGTGTCTGCCGGGCTCGGTGCCACGGGCAGCATGATGGGCTCCTATCGTCTGGCCCGGGATATTCTCTCCTATAAGCCCGATCTTTTGTTTATTGAGTATGCGATTAACGATGGAGGGGTGGGCAAAATCACAAAGGAGAATCCCTTCGATCGCCGGTCCATTCTACGAACCTATCAAAGCATCATTTCCCGCGTGAAAAAACAGAATCCAGACTGCGCGATCTTTATTCCTATCAGCACTTATCGCGACGCGTTGACCCGGGAGCATGAACTGTTTCGTGCCAGTGCTGAAATGACAGAAAGGGCGGCGCATTGGTTTAAGGTGCCGTTTGCGGATATCACCAGGGTCTGTTATAAAGATCCGCTTCCGGAGGGACTTGAACGCGACCGGCTTTTTGACGGGCCTGAGAGTGCTGGAAACCGCGTGCATCCCTCTATGCAGGGGCACCGGGCCTATGCCGAAGGTGTGATTGCCGTGTTGAAAAAAGCGTTTGCCAATGAACCATTCAATTTTAAAAAGCAGCCGTTTGAAAACGTTGAGCCGTCCCCGCGATTCCCGCGATTTATTCCCGCCCGGGAGCTGATGCCGCACGCAACCGGCGACTGGAATCTTGAAGAGTATACGGAGCGCTGGGAGCGTGAGCCCTGCCTGGTCGGCTACCCCAGTCTGGTCACAACAGATCCTGATGCGGCATTGGAACTGGTATTGAAGGGAACGTCCATTGGTGCCTGGCTTCAGAGCGGTGCCGTCGAAGTTTTTCTCGACGGGAAAGCACTCGGCATTTATCGGAAGTCGGGCAAGGGGAAATCAAAATTCAAGGGTCGGTTCAGACTGTTTTCAAACGCGCTGGATCCTGATATGGAACACCGCCTTAAACTGATTCCGGTCGATTCAGAGAAGATTGTTTTGCACGGTTTGTTTGTGGATGAACTGCAAGACACCGGGGCCGATGAGGTCGAGCAGCGTACGATTGACATGTCGCTTTTGGAGGTAAAGGTGGAACAGGAGATTGACGATGGGTTCACCATTCCTCGGGAAAAGGACGCGTCGAGCGTCTTGGTCTGGGATTTTGATACGTTGGAGGGATGGGAAACCCAGAGTACTTGCAAGAAAAGTCTGGCGGACGGAATCCTCCACATAGAAATGATCGGGTCCAAAACGGCGGACAGGGCGCGTATTATCCATAAGGATATTTTAACCCTCGGCGGGCCATACACTGTAAATATTCGTCTCCGTTCGGTCGGCGGGACCGCCACGGGCGAGCGGGGGGTGGCGTTCTGGACTACACCCTCTTCCCCGAAAGTGGCAAATGGCAACCGCAAAGATTTTGCGGTTGTGAACGATGGGAAATGGCATGACTACGAGCTGGTGATTCCCGTGGCAGAGCCTCTGACTTCGCTCGTTCTTTATACCCGCTTCCTTCCAGGGATATCAGAGATTGATCGTGTCGAACTGAAGGGTCGCAGCAAATCAGAATAA
- a CDS encoding sulfatase family protein, with protein sequence MKKWNIIFCHVDQLTQTGVSAYGGENARTPGMDRLAADGILFEDSFSSNPICCPARSCWYTGRMSSEHGTLVNNQSIEDFPDLGQWMSARGYQCFYAGKWHIARNVAKSFKLLHPQFALGEQHDSAVTRTAEAFLENYSDEEPFFLNLGMLNPHDCCYLNLAKDHLATKFGVERHFPEEIPPRMRSYDPSKPTGSKDWPADWVDLYRYYYFRMTEMVDAEIGRIYDALQNSRFAENTVFIFSADHGEMMSAHNLFKKSRPYDEALKVPLIVVQPGLPGGRRDASHLISSVDVPATILDYAGIECMPDMSVAKSFRPAIEGKDVAWREYVPCEIFQGGPQIVLTDKRYKYYRHFKTGEMMLFDRIADPDELSNLADQPDLAGVLQRFETRQQEYFETIIPSARYREEMKKARKA encoded by the coding sequence ATGAAAAAATGGAATATTATTTTCTGTCACGTGGATCAGCTGACGCAGACAGGAGTCTCTGCATACGGCGGTGAAAACGCCCGGACTCCCGGGATGGACCGCCTGGCGGCGGACGGGATTCTGTTCGAAGACAGTTTCTCCTCCAATCCGATCTGCTGTCCGGCCCGCAGCTGCTGGTATACCGGGCGCATGAGTTCGGAGCACGGAACGCTGGTTAATAATCAGTCGATTGAAGATTTCCCGGATCTTGGACAGTGGATGTCTGCGCGGGGATATCAATGCTTTTATGCCGGTAAATGGCATATCGCCCGCAATGTGGCCAAAAGTTTTAAACTGCTGCATCCCCAGTTTGCCCTGGGCGAACAGCACGACAGCGCCGTGACGCGGACCGCGGAGGCATTTCTTGAAAACTATTCCGATGAAGAGCCGTTTTTCCTGAACCTCGGGATGCTGAATCCCCATGACTGCTGTTATCTGAATTTGGCGAAGGATCATTTGGCCACAAAATTCGGAGTGGAACGTCATTTCCCTGAAGAAATTCCTCCGCGGATGAGATCATACGATCCGTCTAAACCGACAGGAAGCAAAGACTGGCCGGCCGACTGGGTCGATCTGTATCGCTACTATTATTTCCGGATGACCGAAATGGTCGATGCGGAAATCGGTCGGATTTACGATGCACTGCAAAATTCCCGCTTTGCGGAAAATACAGTATTCATCTTTTCCGCCGATCACGGTGAAATGATGAGCGCTCATAACCTCTTCAAAAAGAGCCGCCCGTATGACGAGGCGCTGAAAGTTCCGCTGATCGTCGTGCAGCCCGGCCTGCCGGGCGGCCGACGCGATGCCAGCCATCTGATTTCCAGTGTGGATGTACCCGCCACGATTCTGGATTACGCCGGAATAGAATGCATGCCGGATATGAGTGTCGCGAAAAGTTTCCGTCCGGCAATCGAAGGAAAAGATGTTGCGTGGCGGGAGTATGTCCCGTGTGAAATCTTTCAGGGAGGCCCCCAGATCGTCCTGACGGATAAACGGTATAAATATTACCGGCACTTTAAAACCGGCGAGATGATGCTGTTTGATCGGATCGCCGATCCGGATGAACTCAGCAACCTGGCAGATCAGCCGGATCTCGCCGGCGTGCTGCAACGGTTTGAAACAAGGCAGCAGGAATATTTTGAAACAATCATTCCATCCGCCCGTTACCGGGAAGAAATGAAAAAAGCCCGGAAGGCATAA
- a CDS encoding sulfatase family protein gives MKTISTICAAALLIAGYAFAEKNSPRPNLLLIVTDDESWFEHDIYGHSNLKTPHFNRLAEEGVLFTRGYVSAPSCGPSRAAILTGRNSWELEQGACMLSYFPKKFTSVMEILENNGYQSAFTGKPWGPGICPLEGQTGMAGKGFYDLKIRDYEKRDYLNCFDVPANFAAFLAERDTGKPFIFWAGIHEPHAVWPDQQEAEKLLKEEFNVDAGRINQDPGNNPYLQPFGFYYELLNADRQVGQMLASLEQQDLLENTLVLYIGDNGSDSDPGGLLEDVARRNGTDMDPRRMKGKNTAYDAGCHVPMALMWKGTVPPGRVIDDFIKSIDIAPTFLQAAGVQVPPFMTGKSFLELVLSSQSGRIDPERDFVMTGSEWHTHPRTTRTIRDGRYEYIVKYPNADRPERIVELYDLQNDMWEYKNLIDNPEYAPVRERLKAMMAEAGRRTGDPRTTGNLEILEETLRVQDELWPHWGAEIRKRAAGKPYSGLKEYLGGD, from the coding sequence ATGAAAACGATATCGACAATCTGTGCTGCGGCCTTGCTGATTGCGGGGTACGCTTTTGCGGAAAAAAACAGTCCGCGGCCCAATCTGCTGCTGATTGTTACCGATGACGAGAGCTGGTTTGAACACGACATCTACGGGCACTCCAATCTGAAAACCCCGCATTTCAACCGTCTGGCCGAGGAAGGGGTGCTTTTTACGCGCGGCTATGTCAGTGCTCCGTCCTGCGGCCCGTCGCGGGCCGCGATACTCACGGGCCGCAACAGCTGGGAGCTGGAACAGGGCGCGTGTATGCTGTCCTATTTCCCCAAAAAATTCACATCCGTGATGGAGATCCTGGAAAACAACGGATACCAGTCGGCATTCACGGGGAAACCCTGGGGGCCGGGTATCTGTCCGCTTGAAGGCCAGACCGGGATGGCCGGCAAGGGGTTTTATGATTTGAAAATCAGGGATTACGAAAAACGCGATTATCTCAATTGCTTCGATGTTCCCGCGAATTTTGCTGCATTTCTTGCCGAACGCGATACCGGTAAACCGTTTATTTTCTGGGCGGGGATTCATGAGCCGCACGCCGTTTGGCCGGATCAGCAGGAGGCGGAAAAACTGCTCAAAGAGGAATTCAATGTCGATGCCGGCCGGATCAATCAGGATCCGGGCAACAATCCGTATCTTCAACCGTTCGGGTTTTACTATGAACTCCTGAACGCGGACCGCCAGGTGGGGCAGATGCTGGCCTCTCTTGAACAGCAGGATTTGCTTGAAAACACCCTTGTGCTCTATATCGGGGACAACGGCTCTGACAGCGATCCGGGCGGGCTGCTTGAAGATGTCGCGAGGCGAAACGGCACCGACATGGATCCCCGTCGAATGAAGGGAAAAAACACCGCGTACGATGCGGGGTGCCATGTGCCGATGGCGCTGATGTGGAAAGGGACGGTGCCGCCGGGGCGCGTGATTGACGATTTCATCAAATCCATCGATATCGCACCGACCTTTCTTCAGGCCGCCGGAGTCCAGGTTCCACCGTTTATGACGGGGAAAAGTTTTCTCGAACTGGTTCTTTCCAGTCAATCGGGCCGGATTGACCCCGAACGCGATTTTGTGATGACCGGAAGCGAATGGCATACGCACCCGCGCACAACCCGTACGATCCGTGACGGGCGCTATGAATATATTGTAAAGTATCCGAATGCGGACCGTCCGGAGCGGATCGTAGAACTCTACGATTTGCAGAACGATATGTGGGAATATAAAAATCTGATCGATAATCCTGAATACGCACCTGTCAGGGAGCGGCTTAAGGCGATGATGGCTGAAGCCGGCCGCAGGACCGGTGATCCGCGAACGACCGGCAATCTGGAGATTTTGGAGGAAACGCTGCGGGTGCAGGATGAGCTGTGGCCGCATTGGGGGGCGGAAATCCGCAAGCGGGCCGCCGGGAAACCGTACAGCGGGCTGAAGGAATATCTGGGGGGGGATTGA